A genomic region of Alistipes megaguti contains the following coding sequences:
- the cysC gene encoding adenylyl-sulfate kinase, which translates to MENIHPIFDRMESRAEKERQLGHRGAVVWFTGLSGSGKSTLAIALERALSARGILCRILDGDNVRCGINAGLGFSEADRRENIRRVAEVCRLFVDTGVVVLACFVSPTRELRQMAAGIVGERDFLEVYVSTPLAECERRDVKGLYAKARRGEIRDFTGISAPFEEPDAPALRLDTSGRSVDGCVDRLLERLLPAIELKKDTETEQQ; encoded by the coding sequence ATGGAAAACATTCATCCGATATTCGACCGTATGGAGTCCCGCGCGGAGAAGGAGCGACAGCTCGGCCACCGCGGTGCGGTCGTCTGGTTTACGGGGCTCTCGGGCTCGGGGAAGAGTACCCTGGCCATCGCCCTTGAACGGGCCCTCTCGGCCCGGGGCATCCTGTGCCGGATCCTCGACGGCGACAACGTCCGCTGCGGCATCAACGCCGGACTGGGTTTCTCGGAGGCCGACCGCCGCGAGAACATCCGCCGCGTGGCCGAAGTGTGCCGGCTCTTCGTCGATACGGGCGTTGTGGTGCTGGCCTGCTTCGTGAGCCCGACGCGGGAGCTGCGGCAGATGGCCGCCGGGATTGTCGGCGAGCGGGACTTTCTGGAGGTCTACGTCTCGACGCCTCTTGCCGAGTGCGAGCGGCGCGACGTGAAGGGGCTCTACGCCAAGGCCCGACGGGGTGAGATCCGCGACTTTACGGGCATCTCGGCGCCGTTCGAGGAGCCCGACGCTCCGGCGCTGCGGCTCGATACGTCGGGACGGTCGGTCGACGGGTGTGTCGACCGGCTTCTGGAGCGGCTGCTGCCGGCAATTGAACTGAAAAAGGACACAGAAACAGAACAACAATAA
- the cysD gene encoding sulfate adenylyltransferase subunit CysD — protein MKEYQLSHLKTLEAEAIHIIREVAAEFRNPVMLYSIGKDSSVMVRLAEKAFYPGKVPFPLMHIDSKWKFREMIEFRDAYAKKYNWNLIVEYNRKAYEAGVGPFTHGSRVHTDLMKTQALLMALKKYGFDAAFGGARRDEEKSRAKERIFSFRNEFQQWDPKNQRPELWDIYNTRVHEGESIRVFPLSNWTELDVWQYIRQERIPIVPLYFAKERPVVEVNGNLIMVDDDRMPEELRRRAEMRKVRFRTLGCYPLTGAIESEADTIEKIIEEMMTTTRSERTTRVIDFDQEGSMEQKKREGYF, from the coding sequence ATGAAAGAGTATCAGCTGAGCCATCTGAAGACGCTCGAAGCCGAAGCCATACACATCATCCGGGAGGTGGCGGCCGAATTCCGCAATCCGGTGATGCTCTACTCCATCGGCAAGGATTCGTCGGTGATGGTGCGTCTGGCCGAGAAGGCCTTCTATCCGGGCAAGGTTCCCTTCCCGTTGATGCACATTGATTCGAAATGGAAATTCCGCGAGATGATCGAGTTCCGCGACGCCTATGCGAAGAAATACAACTGGAATCTGATTGTCGAGTACAACAGAAAGGCTTACGAGGCGGGTGTAGGGCCCTTTACGCACGGCAGCCGCGTACATACCGATCTGATGAAGACGCAGGCGCTGCTCATGGCGCTGAAGAAGTACGGCTTTGATGCGGCGTTCGGCGGAGCGCGGCGCGACGAGGAGAAGAGCCGGGCCAAGGAGCGGATCTTCTCGTTCCGCAACGAGTTCCAGCAGTGGGATCCGAAGAACCAGCGTCCCGAGTTGTGGGACATCTACAACACGCGGGTCCACGAGGGGGAGAGCATCCGGGTCTTTCCGCTGTCGAACTGGACGGAACTCGACGTGTGGCAGTACATCCGCCAGGAGCGGATTCCGATCGTACCGCTCTACTTTGCCAAGGAGCGTCCGGTGGTCGAGGTGAACGGTAACCTGATCATGGTTGACGACGACCGCATGCCCGAGGAGTTGCGGCGCAGGGCCGAGATGCGCAAGGTTCGCTTCCGCACGCTGGGGTGCTACCCGCTGACGGGGGCCATCGAGAGCGAGGCCGACACGATCGAGAAGATCATCGAGGAGATGATGACCACGACCCGCTCCGAGCGCACGACGCGTGTGATCGACTTCGACCAGGAGGGGAGCATGGAGCAGAAAAAACGCGAAGGATACTTTTAA
- the cysN gene encoding sulfate adenylyltransferase subunit CysN — protein MALSIEEFLAQDERKDLLRFLTAGSVDDGKSTLIGRLLYDSKRLYEDQLDALERDSKRCGNAGDHIDYALLCDGLKAEREQGITIDVAYRYFATNRRKFIIADTPGHEQYTRNMITGGSTANLAIILVDARTGVITQTRRHSYLVWLLGIRHIVLAVNKMDLVDYSEARFREIVDEYKTWLSSQGLDIPDLQCIPLSALEGDNVVDPSPRTPWYKGPSLLNFLETVEIDLDINMHDFRFPVQYVLRPDADFRGYSGKIASGIVRRGDRVVALPSGHTSRIARIVTYDGDLEEAFAPQSVTLTLEDEIDLSRGEMLVHPDDLPHVGHRFRAMMVWMDEEPLDRSKAFYLKHTTRTTRAHVGTIHHRVEINVGEQVEADGMKLNEIALVSLVTDSPLIYDGYRENRQTGAFILIDPVTNFTSAVGMIVAPDEETSAGDSDRIVIDLAACGIAPEHDEAIAEFCRALRRQTGIEVECTRK, from the coding sequence ATGGCACTCAGCATAGAGGAATTTCTGGCACAGGACGAACGCAAGGACCTGTTGCGCTTTTTGACGGCCGGGTCGGTCGACGACGGCAAGTCGACGCTCATCGGGCGGCTGTTGTACGACAGCAAGCGGCTCTACGAGGACCAGCTCGACGCCCTTGAGCGGGACAGCAAGCGGTGCGGCAACGCCGGCGACCATATCGACTACGCCCTGCTGTGCGACGGACTGAAGGCCGAGCGCGAACAGGGCATCACCATCGACGTGGCCTACCGCTACTTCGCCACCAACCGCCGCAAGTTCATCATCGCCGACACGCCGGGTCACGAGCAGTATACGCGCAACATGATCACCGGCGGATCGACGGCCAATCTGGCCATCATTCTGGTCGATGCCCGCACGGGGGTCATCACCCAGACACGTCGCCACAGCTATCTGGTCTGGCTGCTCGGCATCCGGCATATTGTTTTGGCGGTCAACAAGATGGATCTGGTGGACTACTCTGAGGCGCGTTTCCGCGAGATTGTCGACGAATACAAGACGTGGCTTTCGTCGCAGGGACTCGACATTCCGGATCTGCAATGCATCCCGCTTTCGGCGCTCGAGGGCGACAACGTCGTCGACCCGAGTCCGCGCACGCCCTGGTACAAGGGTCCGTCGCTGCTGAACTTTCTGGAGACGGTCGAGATCGACCTGGACATCAACATGCACGATTTCCGTTTTCCGGTCCAGTATGTGCTGCGCCCCGACGCCGATTTCCGCGGCTACAGCGGTAAGATCGCCTCGGGCATCGTGCGGCGCGGCGACCGGGTCGTGGCGCTGCCGTCGGGCCATACGTCGCGTATTGCGCGCATCGTCACCTACGACGGTGATCTGGAGGAGGCCTTTGCCCCGCAGTCGGTGACGCTTACGCTGGAGGATGAGATCGACCTTTCGCGCGGCGAGATGCTCGTCCACCCGGATGATCTTCCCCACGTCGGCCACCGCTTCCGGGCCATGATGGTTTGGATGGACGAGGAGCCGCTGGACCGTTCGAAGGCCTTCTACCTGAAGCATACGACCCGCACGACGCGGGCTCATGTCGGGACGATCCACCACCGCGTGGAGATCAACGTCGGCGAGCAGGTCGAGGCCGACGGCATGAAACTCAACGAGATCGCGCTGGTGTCGCTCGTTACGGACTCGCCGCTGATCTACGACGGTTACCGCGAGAACCGCCAGACGGGGGCCTTCATCCTGATCGACCCGGTGACGAACTTCACCTCGGCCGTCGGCATGATCGTGGCGCCGGACGAGGAGACGTCGGCCGGGGATTCCGACCGCATCGTCATCGACCTTGCGGCGTGCGGCATTGCTCCGGAACACGACGAGGCGATTGCCGAATTCTGCCGGGCCTTGCGCCGCCAGACCGGCATCGAGGTGGAATGTACCCGAAAATAG
- a CDS encoding sulfotransferase produces MSLFRLNFDTLPVNTLVGADRRTFREVTRGAEIDPSCRGKYRLTRLVRGMLDPFYLLNERRYDRLPERTDLEPPVFIIGHWRSGTTYAHNLLSCDDHFGCCTTYQTVFPHLMLWGRPFFERCMAAVMPSSRPTDSMRLGVELPQEEEFALSNMTPCSHYHFWMFPHRMAEYRERFLTFERATDREREEFLAAEDKVMRIALQVSGRRQFLSKNPPHTGRVAMLLERYPQARFIYLVRNPYVVYESTHNFFRQTINAVGMQRITDEALDREILLNYRALYESYESARGTIPEGQLFEVRFEDLQESPLEIVELIYDRLSLGDFQQVRPAMERYLATLRGYRKKRYEFDSRTIERVESHWGDALREWDYQL; encoded by the coding sequence ATGAGCCTTTTCCGACTGAATTTCGATACGCTGCCGGTCAATACGCTGGTGGGCGCCGACCGGAGAACCTTCCGCGAGGTGACGCGCGGGGCGGAGATCGACCCGTCGTGCCGCGGCAAGTACCGGCTGACGCGTCTGGTGCGGGGCATGCTCGACCCCTTCTACCTGCTCAACGAGCGCCGCTACGATCGGCTGCCCGAGCGGACGGATCTCGAACCGCCGGTCTTTATCATCGGCCATTGGCGCAGCGGCACGACCTATGCGCACAACCTGCTTTCGTGCGACGACCATTTCGGCTGCTGCACGACCTACCAGACGGTCTTTCCGCATCTGATGCTGTGGGGGCGACCCTTCTTCGAGCGTTGCATGGCGGCGGTGATGCCCTCGTCGCGCCCGACCGATTCGATGCGTCTCGGGGTGGAGCTCCCGCAGGAGGAGGAGTTCGCGCTGAGCAACATGACCCCCTGCTCGCATTACCATTTCTGGATGTTCCCCCACCGCATGGCCGAATACCGCGAACGCTTTCTGACCTTCGAACGGGCGACCGACCGGGAGCGCGAGGAGTTCCTTGCGGCCGAGGACAAGGTGATGCGTATCGCACTGCAGGTCTCTGGCCGGCGGCAGTTCCTGAGCAAGAATCCGCCCCATACGGGTCGTGTGGCGATGCTGCTCGAACGCTATCCGCAGGCGCGGTTCATCTATCTGGTCCGCAACCCCTACGTGGTCTACGAATCGACGCACAACTTCTTCCGCCAGACGATCAATGCCGTGGGAATGCAGCGCATTACGGACGAGGCGCTCGACCGCGAAATCCTGCTCAACTACCGGGCGCTGTACGAGAGCTACGAGTCGGCGCGGGGGACGATCCCCGAAGGACAGCTCTTCGAGGTGCGCTTCGAGGATCTGCAGGAGTCGCCGCTTGAGATCGTCGAACTGATCTACGACCGGCTCTCGCTGGGCGATTTCCAACAGGTCCGGCCCGCCATGGAGCGTTATCTGGCCACCTTGCGCGGTTACCGCAAGAAGCGCTACGAATTCGACTCGCGGACGATCGAACGGGTCGAGAGTCACTGGGGCGATGCCCTTCGCGAGTGGGATTATCAGCTCTAA
- a CDS encoding bifunctional GNAT family N-acetyltransferase/carbon-nitrogen hydrolase family protein yields MDISKINKVEIRNLQRQDYDQLASSFTRVYADGSDVFWTPAQIDKLIRIFPEGQIVVVVDDKIVGCALSIIVNYDLVKGDHTYAQVTGNETFDTHTRKGNILYGIEVFIHPDYRGLRLGRRMYEYRKELCEKLNLKAIMFGGRLPNYHKYADRMRPKEYIDKVRKREIYDPVLLFQLSNDFHVRKVMRNYLPNDEESRHFACLLQWDNIYYQAPTEEYVQPKTTVRVGLVQWQMRTYTTLDDLFEQVEFFVDSVSRYQSDFVLFPEYFNAPLMARFNNDGESQAIRGLAGYTDDIRERFVGLAIKYNINIITGSMPYIREDGLLYNVGFLCRRDGSYEMYEKLHVTPDEMKCWGLSGGKAIRTFETDCARIGVLICYDVEFPELSRIMADEGMQILFVPFLTDTQNAYSRVRVCAQARAIENECFVAIAGSVGNLPRVHNMDIQYAQSGVFTPCDFAFPTDGRRAEATPNTEMILISDVDLDLLNELHTYGSVRNLKDRRHDLYELRVRNR; encoded by the coding sequence ATGGATATTTCGAAAATCAACAAGGTGGAGATCCGCAACCTTCAGCGGCAGGACTATGACCAGCTGGCCTCCTCTTTCACACGGGTCTATGCCGACGGGAGCGACGTATTCTGGACCCCGGCCCAGATCGACAAACTGATCCGCATCTTCCCCGAGGGGCAGATCGTGGTGGTGGTGGATGACAAGATCGTGGGTTGCGCCCTCTCGATCATCGTGAATTACGACCTGGTGAAGGGCGACCACACCTACGCCCAGGTGACCGGCAACGAGACCTTCGACACCCATACGCGCAAGGGCAACATCCTCTACGGCATCGAGGTCTTCATCCACCCCGACTACCGCGGACTGCGCCTCGGCCGCCGCATGTACGAATACCGTAAGGAGCTGTGCGAGAAGCTCAACCTGAAGGCGATCATGTTCGGCGGTCGCCTGCCCAACTACCACAAGTATGCCGACCGGATGCGTCCGAAGGAGTATATCGACAAGGTTCGCAAGCGTGAGATCTACGATCCGGTGCTGCTGTTCCAGTTGTCGAACGACTTCCACGTGCGCAAGGTGATGCGCAATTACCTGCCCAACGACGAGGAGTCGCGCCACTTCGCCTGCCTGCTGCAGTGGGACAACATCTACTACCAGGCCCCCACCGAAGAGTACGTGCAGCCGAAGACCACGGTGCGTGTGGGGCTGGTCCAGTGGCAGATGCGTACCTATACGACCCTGGACGACCTGTTCGAACAGGTGGAGTTCTTCGTCGATTCGGTGAGCCGCTACCAGAGCGACTTCGTCCTCTTCCCCGAGTATTTCAACGCCCCGCTCATGGCTCGCTTCAACAACGACGGCGAGTCGCAGGCCATCCGCGGACTGGCCGGCTATACGGACGATATCCGCGAGCGGTTCGTGGGGCTGGCCATCAAGTACAACATCAACATCATTACGGGCAGCATGCCCTATATCCGCGAGGACGGACTGCTCTACAACGTCGGATTTCTCTGCCGGCGCGACGGTTCGTACGAGATGTACGAGAAGCTGCACGTGACGCCCGACGAGATGAAGTGCTGGGGTCTGAGCGGCGGCAAGGCGATCCGGACCTTCGAGACCGACTGTGCGCGGATCGGCGTGCTGATCTGCTACGACGTGGAGTTCCCGGAGCTGTCGCGCATCATGGCCGACGAGGGAATGCAGATTCTCTTCGTGCCGTTCCTCACCGATACGCAGAATGCCTATTCGCGGGTTCGGGTCTGCGCCCAGGCGCGCGCCATCGAAAACGAGTGCTTTGTGGCCATTGCGGGCAGTGTGGGCAACCTGCCGCGGGTCCACAACATGGACATCCAGTATGCGCAGTCGGGGGTCTTCACGCCGTGTGACTTTGCCTTTCCGACGGACGGCCGCCGGGCCGAGGCGACACCCAATACGGAGATGATCCTTATTTCGGATGTGGACCTCGATCTGCTGAACGAGCTGCACACTTACGGCAGTGTCCGCAATCTGAAGGACCGCCGTCACGATCTGTACGAATTGCGCGTGCGGAATCGGTAG
- a CDS encoding PAS domain-containing sensor histidine kinase has product MKLPKGIAYGPIITHAGLLAAAALVSGWFVAQRLYPLLLITIPLMVLEFYRILHQYGDSVRRITFMFNAIDSDDLSFRFNEDPSKVDNTMLNAALNRIKEILTRTKLRAEERERYYQLIMESAQTGLITVNDTGSVYQANSEALRIFGLQQLTHIRQLEGTVPEAARALAAIRPGEKLRVTCSTETGEMALTLGCSEITLEDRHRRVISVSDINSEVSEIQIESWSKLSRILTHEIMNSLAPVTSLSDTLLHIDRPLDPDVRRGLETISATSRRLVSFVDSYRRFTRIPAPQREPFEVRELIRQAVALTAAAGDALQIHVDIEPADTMIYADKAQLGQVAVNLLKNAREATAGRPDGEIRIRSRIDAAEHVIIEFSNNGGAIPAEVAENIFTPFYTTKPDGSGIGLNLSRRIMLLHDGSLRLTSNTDHRVTFTLQIG; this is encoded by the coding sequence ATGAAACTCCCCAAGGGCATTGCATATGGTCCCATCATCACCCATGCGGGACTGCTCGCCGCCGCGGCACTTGTCAGCGGGTGGTTCGTGGCGCAGCGGCTCTACCCGCTGCTGCTGATCACCATCCCGCTCATGGTGCTGGAGTTCTACCGGATTTTGCACCAATACGGCGATTCCGTGCGGCGCATCACCTTCATGTTCAACGCCATTGACAGCGACGACCTCTCGTTCCGCTTCAACGAAGACCCCTCAAAGGTCGATAACACCATGCTCAACGCCGCGCTCAACCGCATCAAGGAGATCCTCACGCGGACCAAACTGCGGGCCGAAGAGCGCGAGCGCTACTACCAGCTCATCATGGAGAGTGCACAGACGGGGCTGATTACCGTCAACGACACGGGAAGCGTCTACCAGGCAAACAGCGAGGCGCTGCGCATCTTCGGCCTGCAGCAGTTGACCCACATCCGACAGCTGGAGGGGACTGTACCCGAAGCGGCACGGGCCTTGGCGGCCATCCGCCCCGGAGAGAAGCTCCGCGTCACGTGCTCGACCGAGACGGGCGAGATGGCCCTGACGCTGGGATGTTCGGAGATTACGCTCGAAGACCGTCACCGGCGGGTGATCTCCGTGAGCGATATCAACAGCGAGGTGAGCGAGATCCAGATCGAGTCGTGGAGCAAACTCTCACGCATCCTGACCCACGAGATCATGAATTCGCTGGCGCCTGTCACCTCGCTCAGCGACACGCTGCTTCATATCGACCGCCCGCTGGATCCCGATGTTCGACGCGGTCTGGAGACCATCTCGGCAACGAGCCGCCGCCTGGTCTCCTTTGTCGACAGCTACCGGCGCTTTACGCGGATCCCGGCACCGCAGCGCGAGCCCTTCGAGGTGCGCGAACTCATCCGGCAGGCCGTGGCGCTGACGGCGGCCGCAGGCGATGCCCTGCAGATCCATGTCGACATCGAGCCGGCCGACACGATGATCTACGCCGACAAGGCCCAGCTGGGACAGGTGGCCGTCAATCTGCTCAAGAACGCCCGCGAGGCGACGGCCGGACGGCCGGACGGTGAGATCCGGATCCGCTCGCGCATCGACGCGGCCGAACACGTCATCATCGAGTTCAGCAACAACGGCGGAGCCATCCCGGCGGAGGTTGCCGAGAATATCTTCACCCCCTTCTACACGACCAAACCCGACGGTTCGGGTATCGGGCTGAACCTCTCGCGGCGGATCATGCTGCTCCACGACGGTTCGCTGCGCCTGACAAGCAATACCGATCACAGGGTGACCTTCACCCTGCAGATCGGATAG
- a CDS encoding TolC family protein, which translates to MKRAVLIAWMSIFWTLFQINSLVATPGQSGAAADSVALPVSATVDSAATTPAPVAKAPGLDFAASSSADSAATVTGAGTAPEEEPMSLEACMRYAVEHSPAVQRQAYTNRNYRQDYIESVAALVPSVSGTVGVSTSFGRSVDPETNTYTDVSNFDNSYSLSGQLPLFAGLTGINTVRAARVMRLQGVEELQLARDEIALKTMQAYFDVVYYTESVRLAREQLKTSTAELEKSRKLFELGLKSAADVAEVESQQASDDYLLTQQENNLALAEITLSEAMNYPADRPLRIDTAVEIETPAGVAPFDEVLGNALEYNPKAVAARHDVRHSKLQFSIAKGNLYPSIYVGGGYSTNFFMTLDDRSLYASFPNQFRDNRGFYVSAQLSVPIFGGLARRTSMNRARNNWRIAEQTRTETLRTLQSEVAQAYQQMLGYGKEFVQASKKSDAARLAYEAVAGKYERGMVSAIDLQTAADKLLQARSERLRARLQYIIKVRLVAYYNGEPLIR; encoded by the coding sequence ATGAAAAGAGCGGTTTTGATTGCATGGATGTCCATTTTTTGGACACTCTTCCAGATAAATTCATTGGTTGCAACCCCCGGGCAGTCGGGCGCGGCAGCCGATTCGGTGGCTCTCCCTGTCTCCGCGACGGTCGACTCCGCAGCCACAACGCCGGCTCCCGTTGCGAAGGCCCCGGGGCTCGATTTCGCTGCCAGTTCGTCGGCCGACTCCGCCGCAACCGTTACCGGGGCGGGGACTGCTCCGGAGGAAGAGCCGATGTCGCTGGAGGCGTGCATGCGCTATGCCGTCGAGCACAGCCCCGCCGTGCAGCGCCAGGCCTACACCAACCGCAACTACCGTCAGGATTATATCGAATCCGTCGCCGCGTTGGTCCCCTCGGTGAGCGGCACGGTCGGCGTCTCGACCAGCTTCGGCCGTTCGGTCGACCCCGAGACGAACACCTATACCGATGTCTCGAACTTCGACAACTCCTACTCCCTGTCGGGGCAGCTGCCTCTGTTTGCCGGGCTGACCGGCATCAACACCGTACGTGCCGCCCGCGTCATGCGCCTGCAGGGGGTCGAGGAGTTGCAGCTGGCCCGCGACGAGATCGCCCTGAAGACCATGCAGGCCTATTTCGACGTGGTCTACTACACCGAGAGCGTGCGGCTGGCACGCGAGCAGCTCAAGACCAGCACGGCCGAACTCGAGAAGAGTCGCAAACTCTTCGAACTGGGGTTGAAGAGTGCTGCCGACGTGGCGGAGGTCGAGTCGCAGCAGGCTTCGGACGACTACCTCCTGACGCAGCAGGAGAACAACCTCGCGCTGGCCGAAATCACCCTCTCCGAGGCGATGAACTACCCGGCCGACCGGCCGCTTCGCATCGACACGGCGGTGGAGATCGAGACCCCGGCCGGTGTCGCCCCCTTCGACGAGGTGCTCGGCAATGCGCTGGAGTACAACCCCAAGGCGGTGGCGGCACGGCACGACGTGCGCCATTCGAAGTTGCAGTTCTCCATCGCCAAGGGCAATCTCTATCCGTCGATCTACGTCGGGGGCGGCTACTCGACCAACTTCTTCATGACCCTCGACGACCGTTCGCTCTATGCCTCGTTCCCCAACCAGTTCCGCGACAACCGCGGCTTCTACGTCTCGGCGCAGCTGTCGGTCCCGATCTTCGGGGGGCTTGCGCGCCGCACCTCGATGAACCGCGCCCGCAACAACTGGCGCATCGCCGAGCAGACCCGCACGGAGACCCTCCGCACGCTCCAGAGCGAAGTGGCGCAGGCCTACCAGCAGATGCTGGGCTACGGCAAGGAATTCGTCCAGGCCTCGAAGAAGAGCGACGCCGCGCGGCTGGCCTACGAGGCTGTCGCGGGCAAGTACGAGCGCGGCATGGTCTCGGCCATCGACTTGCAGACGGCTGCCGACAAGCTGCTCCAGGCCCGCTCCGAGCGGCTGCGCGCCCGGCTGCAGTACATCATCAAGGTACGGCTGGTGGCCTACTACAACGGCGAACCGCTGATCCGTTAA
- a CDS encoding efflux RND transporter periplasmic adaptor subunit, with translation MDIRIEKKKGLRALFTRRGIPYLAGAVLLVFVVWLLVRGNSSTLRVDARTISVGTVARGEFNDYIRVTGQVQPITTVQLSPLEAGVVERLVVEEGASVHKGDVLVELSNTSLTLEILNSEAELAEKQNILRNTLISMEQQKLDLRLDKVQLDLDVERKHRTWQQNEELYRSNLIAREDWLQSKEDYELAAKKRELNIERQVQDSLYRTVQIEQMEENLANMKRNMELIRQRIGNLQVKSPIDGEVGLLDVVLGQSVSSGQKIGQVNDLSDYKVEAQIDESYIDRVRAGLDATFERQDTAFTMRLRKVYPEVRNGQFRADFTFVGAHPRNIRSGQTYYLHLELGQPTDAVIIPRGSFYQSTGGVWIYVLAPEGDRAYRRQIRIGRQNPQYYEVLEGLEPGERVIVSGYENYGANDVLILNK, from the coding sequence ATGGATATTCGCATTGAAAAGAAAAAGGGGCTGCGCGCTCTCTTCACCCGGCGGGGCATTCCCTATCTGGCCGGAGCCGTGCTACTGGTTTTCGTGGTGTGGCTGCTCGTGCGCGGCAACTCCTCGACGCTGCGTGTCGATGCCCGCACGATCTCCGTCGGGACAGTCGCCCGCGGCGAGTTCAACGACTACATCCGCGTCACGGGGCAGGTGCAGCCCATCACGACCGTGCAGTTGAGCCCCCTCGAGGCGGGCGTCGTCGAGCGGCTTGTGGTCGAGGAGGGTGCCTCGGTCCACAAGGGCGACGTGCTCGTGGAGCTGAGCAACACGTCGCTGACGCTCGAGATCCTGAACAGCGAGGCTGAGCTGGCCGAGAAGCAGAACATCCTGCGCAACACGCTCATTTCGATGGAGCAGCAGAAGCTCGACCTGCGGCTCGACAAGGTGCAGCTGGACCTCGACGTCGAGCGCAAGCACCGCACCTGGCAGCAGAACGAGGAGCTCTACCGCAGCAATCTCATAGCGCGCGAGGATTGGCTCCAGTCGAAGGAGGATTACGAACTGGCCGCCAAGAAGCGCGAGCTGAACATCGAGCGGCAGGTGCAGGATTCGCTCTACCGCACGGTGCAGATCGAGCAGATGGAGGAGAACCTCGCCAACATGAAGCGCAACATGGAGCTCATCCGCCAGCGCATCGGCAACCTGCAGGTCAAGTCGCCGATCGACGGCGAGGTGGGGCTGCTGGACGTCGTGCTGGGACAGTCGGTCTCGTCGGGACAGAAGATCGGCCAGGTGAACGACCTGTCGGACTACAAGGTCGAGGCGCAGATCGACGAGAGCTACATCGACCGTGTGCGGGCGGGGCTCGACGCCACCTTCGAGCGGCAGGACACCGCCTTCACGATGCGTCTGAGAAAGGTCTACCCCGAGGTGCGCAACGGGCAGTTCCGCGCCGACTTCACCTTCGTGGGGGCCCATCCGCGCAACATCCGCAGCGGCCAGACCTACTACCTCCATCTCGAACTGGGGCAGCCGACCGATGCGGTGATCATCCCCCGCGGCTCGTTCTACCAGTCGACGGGCGGCGTCTGGATCTACGTCCTCGCGCCCGAGGGCGACCGCGCCTACAGGCGCCAGATCCGCATCGGACGCCAGAACCCGCAGTACTACGAGGTGCTCGAGGGACTGGAGCCGGGCGAGCGCGTCATCGTCTCGGGATACGAGAACTACGGCGCCAACGACGTGCTGATTCTCAACAAATAG